In a genomic window of Pseudoxanthomonas sp. Root65:
- the ispF gene encoding 2-C-methyl-D-erythritol 2,4-cyclodiphosphate synthase: MSDSLNIRIGQGFDVHAFGDGDHVMLGGVRVPHERGVLAHSDGDVVLHALCDAMLGALALGDIGKHFPPSDDRWKGADSRAFVRHCNALIAERGWRVGNADVTVICERPKVGPHADAMRACVAEDLGIGVDAVSIKATTTEKLGFTGRGEGIAAQATVLLVKA; this comes from the coding sequence ATGTCCGACTCCTTGAACATCCGCATCGGCCAGGGCTTCGACGTGCACGCCTTCGGCGACGGCGACCACGTCATGTTGGGAGGTGTGCGCGTGCCGCATGAGCGCGGCGTGCTGGCGCACAGCGATGGCGATGTGGTGCTGCATGCGCTGTGCGACGCGATGCTCGGCGCGTTGGCGCTGGGCGACATCGGTAAGCACTTTCCGCCGTCGGACGATCGCTGGAAAGGCGCGGACAGCCGTGCGTTCGTCCGCCATTGCAATGCCTTGATCGCCGAACGCGGCTGGCGGGTCGGCAATGCCGACGTCACCGTGATCTGCGAGCGACCGAAGGTGGGGCCGCATGCCGACGCGATGCGCGCCTGCGTGGCTGAAGACCTGGGCATCGGTGTCGATGCCGTCAGCATCAAGGCCACCACGACCGAGAAGCTGGGCTTCACCGGGCGTGGTGAAGGCATCGCCGCCCAGGCCACGGTGCTGCTGGTGAAGGCGTGA
- the truD gene encoding tRNA pseudouridine(13) synthase TruD codes for MSDGGLPRAFGAPVLSARIRSTPEDFFVEELDGFEPSGEGEHLLLTVEKRGMNTVFAAKQIAAWAGIAEMGVGYAGLKDRHAVTRQRFSVHLPRKVAPDLAKLAVDGLTVVASTWHSRKLPRGALAGNRFELVLRDVAGDAEAIEARLREIAAHGLPNWFGEQRFGRDGGNVAAALAMFAGRRVRREQRSLLISAARSELFNRVLAARLADGSWNRGLEGEVWMLAGSRSVFGPEPWSDPLAQRLAHFDIHPTGPLWGAGEPRTQADARECETTALQGEDALALRAGLEQEGLRQERRALRLVPQGLAWSWLPDDALRLTFALPPGSYATAVLHELGTVTDASQGDDRPSARD; via the coding sequence GTGAGCGACGGCGGCTTGCCGCGCGCGTTCGGGGCGCCGGTGCTGTCGGCGCGCATCCGTAGTACGCCGGAGGATTTCTTCGTCGAGGAACTGGACGGCTTCGAGCCCTCCGGCGAAGGCGAGCATCTGCTTCTCACCGTCGAGAAGCGTGGCATGAACACCGTGTTTGCGGCCAAGCAGATCGCCGCGTGGGCAGGTATCGCCGAGATGGGCGTGGGCTACGCAGGACTGAAGGATCGCCATGCGGTGACCCGGCAGCGCTTCAGCGTACATCTGCCGCGCAAGGTGGCGCCCGATCTGGCGAAGCTGGCCGTCGACGGGTTGACGGTCGTCGCGTCGACCTGGCACTCGCGCAAACTGCCGCGCGGTGCGCTGGCCGGCAACCGGTTCGAGCTGGTGCTGCGCGACGTGGCCGGCGATGCCGAGGCCATCGAGGCGCGGCTGCGCGAGATCGCGGCGCACGGCCTGCCGAACTGGTTCGGCGAGCAGCGCTTCGGCCGCGATGGCGGCAACGTGGCGGCGGCCCTGGCGATGTTCGCCGGACGTCGCGTCAGGCGCGAGCAGCGCTCGCTGCTGATCTCGGCGGCGCGCTCGGAGCTGTTCAACCGCGTGCTCGCGGCCCGACTGGCGGACGGCAGCTGGAATCGTGGCCTGGAAGGCGAGGTCTGGATGCTGGCGGGCAGTCGCAGCGTGTTCGGACCCGAGCCGTGGAGCGATCCGTTGGCGCAGCGGCTTGCCCACTTCGATATCCATCCCACGGGTCCCTTGTGGGGCGCCGGCGAGCCGCGCACGCAAGCGGACGCGCGCGAATGCGAGACAACGGCGTTGCAGGGCGAGGACGCGTTGGCCTTGCGTGCCGGGCTGGAACAGGAGGGATTGCGCCAGGAGCGTCGCGCACTGCGGCTGGTTCCGCAGGGATTGGCATGGTCCTGGTTGCCGGACGACGCCTTGCGCCTGACGTTCGCGCTACCGCCCGGCAGCTATGCCACCGCCGTGCTGCACGAGCTGGGCACGGTCACGGATGCGTCGCAGGGCGACGACCGTCCGTCGGCACGCGACTGA
- a CDS encoding Smr/MutS family protein translates to MARSAPPDDDDDDAALFRDAIGEVRKLQEAPLPPRKAPPRPAARMAERDEHDARSEFQRGLDTLDLHAAGDVLSYRREALSPRAFQRLKRGQFSVQDELDLHGATALQAESLLRRFLAEAHAHDHGCVRVIHGKGQRSDSDAPVLKNLVDRILRQRADVMAFHSAPPTQGGTGAVLVLLAHR, encoded by the coding sequence ATGGCCCGTTCCGCCCCGCCCGATGACGATGACGATGACGCTGCGCTGTTCCGCGATGCGATCGGCGAGGTGCGCAAGCTGCAGGAGGCGCCGCTGCCACCCCGCAAGGCGCCTCCGAGACCGGCGGCACGCATGGCCGAGCGCGACGAACACGATGCGCGCAGCGAGTTCCAACGTGGCCTGGACACGCTGGACCTGCATGCGGCGGGCGATGTCTTGAGCTACCGCCGCGAGGCGCTGTCGCCCCGCGCCTTCCAGCGTCTCAAGCGGGGACAGTTCTCGGTGCAGGACGAACTGGACCTGCACGGCGCCACTGCGCTGCAGGCGGAAAGCCTGCTACGCCGGTTCCTCGCCGAGGCGCATGCGCACGACCACGGCTGCGTGCGCGTGATCCATGGCAAGGGCCAGCGATCGGACAGCGACGCACCCGTGCTGAAGAATCTGGTCGACCGGATCCTGCGCCAGCGCGCCGACGTCATGGCCTTCCACTCGGCACCGCCCACGCAGGGCGGCACCGGGGCGGTCCTGGTACTGCTTGCCCACCGCTGA
- the surE gene encoding 5'/3'-nucleotidase SurE, translated as MRVLVSNDDGVDAPGIRILAEGLRHAGHEVYVVAPDRDRSGASNSLTLDLPIRLKRIDHYTCSIAGTPTDCVHLALTGMLEFEPDIVVSGINNTANLGDDVIYSGTVSAAMEGRFLGLPAVAMSLVSKNHDANHYDTAARAAVEIVARLKSDPLPADTILNVNVPDLAWADVRGFEVTRLGNRHRSEACVPQPDPRGHTVYWIGPAGREQDAGPGTDFHAVRTGHISITPIHVDLTRYQALEKVAGWVDGLTAALEDPA; from the coding sequence ATGCGCGTACTGGTCAGCAACGACGACGGCGTCGACGCCCCCGGCATCCGAATCCTGGCAGAGGGCCTGCGCCATGCGGGCCACGAAGTGTATGTGGTCGCGCCCGACCGCGACCGCTCCGGTGCCAGCAACTCGCTGACGCTCGACCTGCCGATCCGGCTGAAGCGCATCGACCACTACACCTGCAGCATCGCCGGCACGCCGACCGACTGCGTGCACCTGGCATTGACCGGCATGCTGGAGTTCGAGCCGGACATCGTGGTGTCGGGCATCAACAACACCGCCAACCTGGGCGACGACGTCATTTACTCCGGCACCGTGTCGGCGGCGATGGAGGGGCGGTTCCTCGGCCTGCCGGCGGTGGCGATGTCGCTGGTCAGCAAGAACCACGACGCCAACCACTACGACACCGCCGCGCGCGCCGCCGTGGAAATCGTGGCCCGGCTGAAGTCGGACCCGCTGCCGGCCGACACCATCCTCAACGTCAACGTGCCGGATCTGGCCTGGGCGGACGTGCGCGGCTTCGAGGTCACCCGCCTCGGCAACCGCCACCGTTCCGAGGCCTGCGTGCCGCAACCGGATCCGCGCGGCCACACCGTGTACTGGATCGGGCCCGCCGGGCGCGAGCAGGATGCGGGCCCGGGCACCGATTTCCATGCGGTGCGCACCGGCCATATCTCGATCACGCCGATCCACGTCGACCTGACCCGCTACCAGGCGCTGGAAAAAGTCGCCGGCTGGGTCGATGGCCTGACGGCCGCGCTCGAGGATCCGGCATGA
- a CDS encoding protein-L-isoaspartate(D-aspartate) O-methyltransferase, whose product MTPRLRLQPEAVGVGMTSQRVRDRLVERLREAGIADERVLNAIRTLPRHLFVDEALATRAYEDTALPIGHSQTISQPWVVARMTEVLLETAPKKVLEIGTGSGYQAAVLAVLGLEVYTVERIGDLLRQARKRLRQMGFNVRSKHDDGRIGWAEHGPYDAIIVTAAAPALVPVLVEQLAVGGQLVAPVGGSGSQSLVRLVKRDDGSVEETTLAPVVFVPLLSGTLD is encoded by the coding sequence ATGACGCCACGGTTGCGGCTGCAGCCCGAAGCGGTGGGCGTGGGCATGACCTCGCAGCGGGTACGCGACCGTCTGGTCGAGCGCCTGCGCGAGGCCGGCATCGCCGACGAGCGCGTGCTCAACGCCATCCGCACATTGCCGCGCCACCTGTTCGTCGACGAGGCGCTGGCGACGCGCGCGTACGAGGACACCGCGCTGCCGATCGGCCACAGCCAGACCATCTCGCAGCCGTGGGTGGTGGCGCGGATGACCGAGGTGCTGCTGGAAACGGCGCCGAAGAAGGTACTTGAGATCGGTACCGGCTCCGGTTACCAGGCGGCCGTGCTGGCCGTGCTGGGGCTGGAGGTCTATACCGTCGAGCGCATCGGCGACCTGCTGCGGCAGGCGCGCAAGCGGTTGCGCCAGATGGGGTTCAACGTGCGCAGCAAGCACGATGACGGACGCATCGGCTGGGCCGAGCATGGTCCTTACGACGCCATCATCGTGACCGCCGCCGCGCCTGCGCTGGTGCCGGTGCTGGTGGAACAACTCGCTGTCGGCGGACAACTCGTGGCGCCGGTCGGGGGCAGCGGTTCGCAGTCGCTGGTGCGGCTGGTGAAGCGCGACGATGGCAGCGTGGAGGAAACCACGCTGGCGCCGGTGGTGTTCGTGCCGCTGCTGTCCGGCACGCTGGATTGA
- a CDS encoding exopolysaccharide biosynthesis protein, producing the protein MTTPDPRHGLPGDTSSLGEQLAGIIERLPPDSLSLGELLDVFSDEGLLLLTILLTLVFLIPVSIPGVSTVFGAAILLVGISRLVNRPLWLPQRIKHKALPADRLRPGLTSGLVWVRRMEKISRPRRLRLFVDGPGQGVINNLAFILAALLLMAPFGFVPFSNTLPALALLLYAIGFIQRDGGAILLGHLANIGTIVYFSVLIGGGGVAARELFQRLTG; encoded by the coding sequence GTGACGACACCCGATCCCCGCCATGGACTTCCCGGCGACACTTCATCGCTGGGCGAACAGCTGGCCGGCATCATCGAGCGGCTGCCCCCGGATTCGCTGAGTCTTGGCGAACTGCTGGATGTCTTCAGCGATGAGGGCCTGCTGCTGCTGACCATCCTGCTGACACTGGTATTCCTGATCCCGGTCTCGATCCCGGGCGTGAGCACTGTCTTTGGTGCCGCGATCCTGCTCGTCGGCATCAGCCGTCTGGTCAACCGGCCCCTGTGGTTGCCGCAGCGGATCAAGCACAAAGCCTTGCCGGCCGATCGCCTGAGGCCGGGCCTGACGTCGGGCCTGGTGTGGGTGCGTCGCATGGAAAAGATCAGCCGTCCGCGCCGGTTGCGGCTGTTCGTCGACGGGCCGGGACAGGGCGTCATCAACAATCTGGCCTTCATCCTGGCGGCGCTGCTGCTGATGGCCCCTTTCGGATTCGTACCATTCAGCAACACCCTGCCAGCCTTGGCCCTGCTGCTGTATGCCATCGGCTTCATTCAGCGCGACGGCGGCGCCATCCTGCTCGGCCATCTGGCCAATATCGGCACGATCGTCTATTTCAGCGTGCTGATCGGTGGCGGCGGCGTGGCGGCCCGCGAACTGTTCCAGCGATTGACCGGCTGA
- a CDS encoding endonuclease/exonuclease/phosphatase family protein produces MSLSSWRKPAIATVALLAVLALAACQHRRTVPAPSTFDVVTLNLWHDKQDWPRRQDMIVAELTSLSPEVIVLQEVLQDAALPNQAQVLASRLGYQYRFFSADAPDQVRRYGNAILVKGEIEQSRGVTLAPLDDYRNAGWVRTTVDGRPLNVYATHLHYKPEGGAIRAEQIAGVLALIDETAGDAPSIIGGDFNTRSDTPELAPLRARFIEAYEQAHMGVDANTPAHTTLNPHLGHAPIRIDHVFAQRDVFRVADADIILDQTDATGAWPSDHYGVRVRLVRVAD; encoded by the coding sequence ATGTCCCTGTCCTCGTGGCGGAAGCCGGCCATCGCCACCGTGGCGCTGCTCGCGGTGCTGGCGCTGGCGGCCTGCCAGCACCGGCGGACGGTGCCGGCACCGTCGACCTTCGACGTCGTCACCCTCAACCTCTGGCACGACAAGCAGGACTGGCCGCGCCGGCAGGACATGATCGTCGCCGAGCTGACGTCTCTGTCGCCGGAGGTGATCGTGTTGCAGGAAGTGCTGCAGGACGCCGCCTTGCCCAACCAGGCCCAGGTGCTGGCCTCGCGGCTGGGCTACCAGTACCGCTTCTTTTCCGCCGATGCGCCGGACCAGGTTCGCCGCTACGGCAATGCCATCCTGGTGAAAGGTGAGATCGAGCAGTCGCGCGGGGTCACGCTGGCGCCGCTGGACGACTACCGCAATGCAGGCTGGGTGCGCACCACGGTCGATGGCCGCCCGTTGAACGTCTACGCGACCCATCTGCACTACAAGCCGGAAGGCGGCGCGATCCGTGCCGAGCAGATCGCCGGCGTGCTGGCGCTGATCGACGAAACGGCGGGCGATGCGCCCTCGATCATCGGCGGCGATTTCAATACACGTTCGGATACGCCGGAACTGGCCCCGCTGCGTGCGCGATTCATCGAGGCCTACGAACAGGCGCACATGGGCGTGGATGCCAATACACCGGCGCACACCACGCTCAACCCGCACCTGGGCCACGCGCCGATCCGCATCGATCACGTGTTCGCGCAGCGCGATGTGTTCCGTGTTGCCGACGCCGACATCATCCTCGACCAGACCGACGCCACGGGCGCCTGGCCCTCCGACCACTACGGCGTGCGGGTGCGGCTGGTGCGCGTCGCCGACTGA
- a CDS encoding D-Ala-D-Ala carboxypeptidase family metallohydrolase, giving the protein MGRAGLLLLVVGSITACTPPTPDAVQRYSSWQQSAGAQGLSGYERTLADAGVGDVVPMHALLRSSRRWQACEAPEFLLPPPDRAAAIVPTLRLVAQLQAMGIVEGGNVRSGYRSADVNRCSGGSSRSRHLLNNALDFDLADDTHVAALCAFWRTRGPSLAMGLGFYTPTRIHIDTEGHRTWGTDHRRGTSLCVGTAGQSATRTSRTRTP; this is encoded by the coding sequence ATGGGTCGCGCCGGCCTGCTGCTGCTCGTCGTCGGGTCGATCACGGCCTGCACCCCTCCCACCCCCGATGCCGTCCAGCGCTACAGCTCATGGCAGCAAAGCGCTGGCGCGCAGGGGCTGAGCGGATACGAGCGCACCCTGGCCGATGCCGGCGTCGGCGATGTCGTCCCCATGCACGCACTCCTGCGGTCCAGCCGCCGCTGGCAGGCCTGCGAGGCGCCGGAATTCCTGCTCCCGCCCCCAGATCGCGCGGCGGCCATCGTGCCGACCCTGCGCCTGGTGGCGCAGTTGCAGGCGATGGGGATCGTCGAAGGCGGCAATGTCCGTTCGGGTTACCGGTCCGCCGACGTGAACCGCTGCTCGGGCGGAAGCAGCCGCAGCCGTCACCTGCTCAACAACGCACTGGACTTCGACCTCGCCGACGACACCCATGTGGCCGCCCTGTGCGCGTTCTGGCGCACCCGGGGACCGTCGCTGGCGATGGGATTGGGCTTCTATACGCCGACACGGATCCACATCGATACCGAGGGGCATCGCACGTGGGGAACCGACCATCGTCGCGGCACCTCGCTGTGCGTGGGCACGGCCGGTCAGTCGGCGACGCGCACCAGCCGCACCCGCACGCCGTAG
- a CDS encoding Mth938-like domain-containing protein, which produces MQLSHELPDYAFALRSADGSLARVNDRTLSASFILSPQQLVEDWPAHDSAALVPDDLAPLLALQPEVILLGTGDRQVFPPAAVMAACLRQGVGLEVMTNAAAARTFNVLAGESRKVVAGFLLAPR; this is translated from the coding sequence ATGCAACTGAGCCACGAACTGCCCGACTACGCCTTCGCCCTGCGGTCCGCCGACGGCAGCCTCGCGCGCGTGAACGACCGCACGCTGTCGGCCAGCTTCATCCTTTCCCCGCAGCAACTCGTGGAAGACTGGCCGGCGCACGACAGTGCCGCGCTGGTACCGGACGATCTGGCGCCCCTGCTGGCGCTGCAGCCGGAAGTGATCCTGCTGGGGACGGGCGACCGGCAGGTGTTCCCGCCCGCGGCCGTGATGGCGGCCTGCCTGCGCCAGGGCGTGGGCCTGGAAGTCATGACCAATGCCGCCGCCGCCCGCACCTTCAACGTGCTGGCCGGCGAATCGCGCAAGGTCGTCGCCGGTTTCCTGCTGGCTCCCCGCTGA
- the yhbY gene encoding ribosome assembly RNA-binding protein YhbY: MPVALTAAQTRFLRGQAHDLKALLQIGNKGVTPAFIAELDAVLEQHELVKVKVIGEDREARDAMIGELADKVDAALVQRIGHTAVLYRPSKERRHIVLPRG; this comes from the coding sequence ATGCCCGTCGCCCTGACCGCTGCCCAGACCCGTTTCCTGCGCGGCCAGGCCCACGACCTGAAGGCCCTGCTGCAGATCGGCAACAAGGGCGTAACCCCGGCCTTCATCGCCGAGCTGGACGCTGTGCTGGAGCAGCACGAACTGGTCAAGGTCAAGGTCATCGGCGAAGACCGCGAGGCCCGTGACGCCATGATCGGCGAATTGGCCGACAAGGTCGACGCCGCCCTCGTGCAGCGGATCGGCCATACCGCCGTCCTCTACCGCCCCAGCAAGGAACGCCGACACATCGTGCTGCCGCGCGGCTGA
- the rlmE gene encoding 23S rRNA (uridine(2552)-2'-O)-methyltransferase RlmE: MATRSKSSQRWLKEHFSDPYVKKAQAEGLRSRAAYKLEELLERDRLLKPGMVVVDLGAAPGGWSQFVRQALGASGRVVAMDILDMPPLAGVEFLHGDFREDSVLSQLEAMLDGAPVDLVLSDMAPNKSGVDAVDQPRMMHLAELAMEFAHVHLKPGGAFLIKLFQGTGSDDYIRELRRRYDKVAIRKPDASRKRSPEVYALGQGKRIQIK; this comes from the coding sequence ATGGCTACCCGCAGCAAGAGCAGCCAGCGCTGGCTCAAGGAACATTTCTCCGATCCGTACGTGAAGAAGGCCCAGGCCGAGGGTCTGCGCTCGCGTGCCGCCTACAAGCTGGAAGAGCTGCTGGAACGCGACCGCCTGCTCAAGCCGGGCATGGTCGTGGTCGACCTGGGCGCGGCCCCCGGTGGCTGGTCGCAGTTCGTCCGCCAGGCGCTGGGTGCCAGCGGCCGGGTGGTGGCCATGGACATCCTGGACATGCCGCCGCTGGCCGGGGTGGAGTTCCTTCATGGGGATTTCAGGGAGGACAGCGTCCTATCGCAACTGGAAGCCATGCTGGACGGTGCACCGGTGGACCTTGTGCTGTCCGATATGGCCCCCAATAAGAGTGGTGTGGATGCGGTGGACCAGCCGCGGATGATGCATCTGGCGGAGTTGGCGATGGAATTCGCCCACGTCCACCTGAAACCGGGCGGGGCGTTCCTGATCAAGCTGTTCCAGGGCACCGGCTCGGACGACTACATCCGCGAGCTTCGCCGCCGCTATGACAAGGTGGCGATCCGGAAGCCGGACGCCTCCCGCAAGCGCTCTCCCGAGGTGTACGCCCTGGGACAGGGCAAGCGGATCCAAATCAAGTAA
- the ftsH gene encoding ATP-dependent zinc metalloprotease FtsH → MNDLTKNLLLWVVVAVVLMVVFQSFSPKGASTAAMSGGTTYSDFLDQVDSGNVQRVEFGGDARGGVSEITYVLRNGDSKTINAPFDRDLINDLRTKKVEITQKDPPSGISLTAILLNFLPVLLIIGFWIFIMRQMQGGGGGAKGAMSFGKSRAKLQGEDQVKVTFADVAGCDEAKEEVGELVEFLRDPGKFQKLGGKIPRGVLMVGQPGTGKTLLAKAIAGEAKVPFFSISGSDFVEMFVGVGASRVRDMFEQAKKHAPCIIFIDEIDAVGRHRGAGLGGGHDEREQTLNQLLVEMDGFEGGEGVIVIAATNRPDVLDPALLRPGRFDRQVTVGLPDVKGREQILRVHMRKLPLADDVVPMVIARGTPGFSGADLANLCNEAALFAARENAKEVRMDHLDRARDKIIMGTERRSMAMSEEEKRNTAYHESGHAIVGRLVPEHDPVYKVTIIPRDRALGVTVYLPEGDKYSINRTGIESRLCTLYGGRVAEELIFGADKVTTGASNDIERATKMARNMVTKWGLSEELGPITYAEEEEEVFLGRSVSQHKNVSDDTARKIDEVVRNILDKAYARTTKILTDNIDKLHVMADTLMQYETIDAPQIDAIMEGREVPPPLGWGRSDKDDKPESRPLPPIGGPAEQT, encoded by the coding sequence ATGAACGACCTGACCAAGAATCTGCTGCTGTGGGTAGTCGTCGCCGTCGTGCTGATGGTCGTCTTCCAGAGCTTTTCGCCCAAGGGCGCCAGCACCGCCGCGATGTCGGGCGGCACCACGTATTCCGACTTCCTCGACCAGGTGGACAGCGGCAACGTGCAGCGCGTCGAGTTCGGTGGCGACGCCCGCGGTGGCGTCAGCGAGATCACCTACGTGCTGCGCAACGGCGACAGCAAGACCATCAATGCGCCGTTCGACCGCGACCTGATCAACGACCTGCGCACCAAGAAGGTCGAGATCACCCAGAAGGATCCGCCGAGCGGCATCAGCCTGACGGCCATCCTGCTGAACTTCCTGCCGGTCCTGCTGATCATCGGCTTCTGGATCTTCATCATGCGGCAGATGCAGGGCGGTGGCGGCGGTGCCAAGGGCGCGATGTCCTTCGGCAAGTCGCGTGCCAAGCTGCAGGGCGAGGACCAGGTGAAGGTGACCTTCGCCGACGTCGCCGGTTGCGACGAGGCCAAGGAAGAAGTCGGCGAACTGGTCGAGTTCCTGCGCGACCCGGGCAAGTTCCAGAAGCTGGGCGGCAAGATCCCGCGCGGCGTGCTGATGGTCGGCCAGCCCGGCACCGGCAAGACGCTGCTGGCCAAGGCCATCGCCGGCGAGGCCAAGGTGCCGTTCTTCAGCATTTCCGGTTCGGACTTCGTCGAGATGTTCGTCGGCGTCGGCGCCAGCCGCGTGCGCGACATGTTCGAGCAGGCCAAGAAGCATGCGCCCTGCATCATCTTCATCGACGAAATCGACGCCGTCGGCCGCCATCGCGGTGCCGGCCTGGGCGGCGGTCATGACGAGCGCGAGCAGACCCTCAACCAGCTGCTGGTCGAGATGGACGGTTTCGAGGGCGGCGAAGGCGTCATCGTGATCGCCGCGACCAACCGTCCCGACGTGCTGGACCCGGCGCTGCTGCGCCCGGGCCGCTTCGACCGCCAGGTGACCGTGGGCCTGCCCGACGTGAAGGGCCGCGAGCAGATCCTGCGCGTGCACATGCGCAAGCTGCCGCTGGCCGACGATGTGGTGCCGATGGTCATCGCGCGCGGTACCCCCGGCTTCAGCGGCGCCGACCTTGCCAACCTCTGCAACGAGGCGGCCCTGTTCGCCGCGCGCGAGAACGCCAAGGAGGTCCGCATGGACCACCTGGACCGCGCCCGCGACAAGATCATCATGGGTACCGAGCGTCGCTCCATGGCGATGAGCGAGGAAGAAAAGCGCAACACGGCCTACCACGAGTCCGGGCACGCCATCGTCGGCCGCCTGGTGCCCGAGCACGACCCGGTCTACAAGGTCACCATCATTCCGCGTGACCGCGCGCTGGGCGTGACGGTCTACCTGCCGGAGGGCGACAAGTACAGCATCAACCGCACCGGCATCGAGAGCCGCCTGTGCACGCTGTATGGCGGGCGCGTGGCCGAGGAACTGATCTTCGGTGCGGACAAGGTCACCACCGGTGCGTCCAACGACATCGAGCGCGCCACCAAGATGGCCCGCAACATGGTCACCAAGTGGGGCCTGTCCGAGGAGCTGGGTCCGATCACCTATGCCGAGGAAGAGGAAGAAGTCTTCCTCGGACGTTCGGTGTCGCAGCACAAGAACGTGTCCGATGACACCGCGCGCAAGATCGACGAAGTGGTCCGCAACATCCTCGACAAGGCGTACGCGCGCACGACCAAGATCCTTACCGACAACATCGACAAGCTGCACGTCATGGCGGATACGCTGATGCAGTACGAAACCATCGATGCGCCGCAGATCGACGCCATCATGGAAGGTCGCGAAGTGCCGCCGCCGCTGGGCTGGGGCAGGTCGGACAAGGACGACAAGCCGGAATCGCGTCCGCTGCCGCCGATCGGTGGACCGGCCGAGCAGACCTGA
- the folP gene encoding dihydropteroate synthase, whose translation MFDTIPQLDCAGRILRLDRPQVMGIVNVTPDSFSDGGAHDTTDAAVAHALKLVEEGADLLDIGGESTRPGADEVPLEEELRRVVPVIERLVAQVSIPISIDTSKPAVMRAAVQAGAGMINDVYALRRDGALDAAAALDVPVVLMHMQGEPRSMQAAPDYDDVVGDVHRFLAERIFAAEMAGIAKKRLVVDPGFGFGKDTAHNLQLLAQLERFVELGVPVLAGLSRKRSIGQITGRDVPADRVAGSVAAHLIAAQRGAAIVRVHDVAATVDALKVWNAVAAIPAPRKAAAAPTIRWPDDD comes from the coding sequence ATGTTCGACACCATTCCGCAGCTGGACTGCGCCGGTCGCATCCTCCGGCTCGACCGCCCGCAAGTCATGGGCATCGTCAACGTCACCCCGGATTCGTTTTCCGATGGGGGCGCGCACGACACCACCGATGCCGCCGTCGCGCATGCGCTGAAGCTGGTGGAAGAGGGTGCGGACCTGCTCGATATCGGCGGCGAATCCACCCGCCCGGGCGCCGATGAGGTGCCGCTGGAAGAGGAATTGCGCCGCGTGGTGCCGGTGATCGAACGGCTCGTGGCGCAGGTGTCGATACCGATCAGCATCGACACGTCCAAGCCGGCGGTGATGCGCGCCGCCGTGCAGGCGGGGGCGGGAATGATCAACGACGTGTACGCGCTGCGTCGCGACGGCGCACTCGATGCCGCCGCGGCGCTGGACGTGCCGGTGGTGCTGATGCACATGCAGGGCGAGCCGCGTTCGATGCAGGCCGCACCCGACTACGACGATGTCGTCGGTGACGTGCACCGCTTCCTGGCCGAGCGCATCTTCGCCGCCGAGATGGCGGGTATTGCGAAGAAGCGCCTCGTCGTCGATCCGGGCTTCGGTTTCGGCAAGGACACCGCGCACAACCTGCAGTTGCTCGCGCAACTGGAGCGCTTCGTCGAACTCGGTGTACCGGTACTGGCCGGCCTGTCGCGCAAGCGCAGCATCGGCCAGATCACCGGCCGCGATGTACCGGCCGATCGCGTGGCCGGGTCCGTGGCCGCGCACCTGATCGCCGCGCAGCGCGGCGCCGCCATCGTGCGCGTGCACGATGTGGCCGCGACCGTGGATGCGTTGAAGGTCTGGAACGCCGTGGCCGCGATTCCCGCGCCGCGCAAGGCGGCGGCCGCACCGACGATCCGCTGGCCGGACGACGACTGA